One genomic region from Natrinema caseinilyticum encodes:
- the rpiA gene encoding ribose-5-phosphate isomerase RpiA: MKTEGGPEAAKRRAGERAIETIEDGFVVGLGTGSTTAHAIRAIGRAVDDGLEIRGIPTSFQSRQLALEVGIPLTDLDAVDVVDLAIDGADQVLDDPDAATHGALIKGGGAAHAREKLVDTAADRFVVVADPSKLTDRLERPVPVEVLPDAHAVVAERVRTFGGEPTLRDAERKDGPVVTDNGNLVLDCGFGAIDDPDALATRLSRLPGVVEHGLFVGQADATYVGSDGGVEVRRY; this comes from the coding sequence ATGAAGACGGAGGGCGGCCCGGAGGCTGCAAAGCGCCGCGCCGGCGAACGAGCGATCGAGACCATCGAGGACGGGTTCGTCGTCGGCCTCGGCACCGGCTCGACGACCGCCCACGCGATTCGGGCGATCGGCCGGGCCGTCGACGACGGCCTCGAGATTCGCGGGATTCCCACCTCGTTTCAGTCCCGTCAATTGGCCCTCGAGGTCGGGATACCGCTGACGGACCTCGATGCGGTCGACGTCGTCGACCTCGCGATCGACGGCGCGGATCAGGTGCTCGACGATCCGGACGCCGCGACTCACGGTGCGCTGATCAAGGGTGGCGGTGCGGCCCACGCCCGCGAGAAACTCGTCGATACGGCGGCCGACCGGTTCGTCGTCGTCGCCGACCCTTCGAAGCTGACCGACCGACTTGAGCGCCCGGTTCCGGTCGAAGTCCTCCCGGACGCCCACGCCGTGGTGGCGGAGCGCGTCCGCACGTTCGGCGGCGAACCGACGCTCCGGGACGCCGAGCGAAAGGACGGGCCGGTCGTAACCGACAACGGAAACCTCGTTCTCGATTGTGGATTCGGCGCGATCGACGATCCCGATGCGCTGGCGACGCGACTCTCGAGGCTCCCTGGGGTCGTCGAACACGGATTGTTCGTCGGGCAGGCGGACGCGACCTACGTCGGCTCCGACGGCGGCGTCGAGGTCCGTCGGTACTGA
- a CDS encoding DUF1931 family protein, with product MADLIVKAAVKEALDDKNVASDFYDALDEEVSELLDDAARRAEANDRKTVQPRDL from the coding sequence ATGGCAGACCTTATCGTCAAAGCCGCCGTCAAGGAAGCGCTCGATGACAAAAACGTTGCCTCGGATTTCTACGACGCACTCGACGAGGAAGTTTCCGAACTGCTCGACGACGCCGCCCGACGTGCCGAGGCCAACGACCGAAAGACGGTCCAGCCTCGCGACCTGTAA
- the larB gene encoding nickel pincer cofactor biosynthesis protein LarB: MRELLEAVADGSLSPAQAEAELNGYVTGDAGRFDAAREQRRGVPEAILAEGKSIEQVIELAETALETTDRALLTRISPAQFEALEASIDETVPGATIDRRETTVRVTMPDYEPPTVDATVGIATGGTVDGPVAAEVEAVCLDAGVTVDRVDDIGVAALSRTIDQIDRLRDADVLIVAAGREGALPTVVAGLVDTPVIGVPISSGYGYGGDGHGALAGMLQSCTVLSVVNIDAGFVAGAQAVLIARAIDAARG, translated from the coding sequence ATGCGCGAACTCCTCGAGGCCGTCGCCGACGGTTCGCTATCGCCGGCACAGGCCGAAGCCGAACTCAACGGATACGTAACCGGTGATGCGGGCCGATTCGATGCGGCCCGTGAGCAACGCCGCGGGGTTCCGGAGGCGATTCTAGCCGAGGGCAAGTCGATCGAACAGGTTATCGAACTCGCCGAGACTGCGCTCGAGACGACCGACCGCGCCTTGCTCACCCGGATATCACCTGCGCAGTTCGAGGCACTCGAGGCGTCCATCGACGAGACGGTCCCCGGTGCGACGATCGATCGGCGAGAAACGACGGTTCGGGTAACGATGCCCGATTACGAACCGCCGACGGTCGATGCGACGGTCGGGATCGCCACCGGGGGAACGGTCGACGGTCCGGTCGCCGCCGAAGTCGAAGCAGTCTGTCTGGATGCTGGGGTGACTGTCGACCGGGTCGACGACATCGGAGTCGCTGCACTTTCCCGGACGATCGACCAGATCGACCGCCTTCGCGACGCGGACGTGTTGATCGTCGCCGCCGGCCGGGAGGGTGCGCTACCGACGGTCGTCGCCGGCCTCGTCGATACGCCGGTGATCGGCGTTCCGATCTCGAGCGGCTACGGGTACGGTGGCGACGGTCACGGCGCACTCGCCGGCATGCTCCAGTCCTGTACCGTTCTTTCGGTCGTCAACATCGATGCGGGGTTCGTCGCCGGCGCCCAGGCGGTCCTGATCGCCCGGGCGATCGACGCCGCTCGTGGCTAG
- a CDS encoding DUF7563 family protein, with protein MPKCDHCGAHVSERFARVFANEYGEIHACISCSANAGIAEAAKERARGT; from the coding sequence ATGCCCAAGTGTGATCACTGCGGCGCGCACGTCTCCGAACGGTTCGCACGCGTCTTCGCCAACGAGTACGGTGAAATCCACGCGTGTATCAGTTGCTCAGCCAACGCTGGAATCGCGGAAGCCGCGAAAGAGCGCGCTCGCGGCACCTGA
- a CDS encoding GIY-YIG nuclease family protein translates to MADHIVYVLECADGSLYTGYTTDLERRVAEHDAGDGAKYTRGRTPVELRYHERFHSKSAAMSREYEIKQLSRSQKERLVGME, encoded by the coding sequence ATGGCCGACCACATCGTCTACGTCCTCGAATGCGCCGACGGGTCGCTTTACACCGGCTACACGACCGACCTCGAGCGACGCGTGGCCGAACACGACGCCGGCGACGGTGCGAAGTACACCCGCGGTCGAACGCCGGTGGAACTCCGATACCACGAGCGATTCCACTCGAAGTCGGCCGCGATGTCGCGCGAATACGAAATCAAACAACTGAGCCGATCCCAGAAGGAGCGGCTCGTCGGCATGGAGTGA